Genomic DNA from Alistipes indistinctus YIT 12060:
GGGTCGAGTTGCTGCAGTCGCCGGATGGTTTCGAGCGCAACGAAGTCCATGCCGTGCTTGTTGGTGCGGAAGATGCGCTGTGCTTCGATGGCTATTTTCATGGCTTGCGGGTTTGGTTCCGGGTTATGGGGGCGAAAATTTGTCTTGTGGCTGATGGTTCCTTGTTTCTGTCTGACGCGGGGTGAACCCTGCCCCTGGCAGAGCTGGAGGTTCTTGTGCCGGTTGAAGTTTGGGAGCTAGATATTATTTTCTACTTGTTTCCGTCTGCCGGCTCTTCCGGTCGTTCATTTATCTGTCTGGCTGTCTGGCTGTCTGGCTGCCTTGCCGGTTTGTGCTTCGTCTTGGAAGGCTTGTGTGTTAAGCTTTTTCAGTGGAACCGTGTTCGGTATGGAAAAATTTGTCGCGGGTGCCGCGCAACCGGAGCAGGTTCAGCGTCATGAGCAGCATCAGCAGCGGGATTTTACGGATCGCCCGTTTGAGCGGTTTATCCACGAGGTAGTCCGGGATTGCGAAACAGAGCGCGAAGAGCAGTGCTGCAAGCAGCAGCCACCATTTTGCGGAAGAGGCCGGATCGACGAACGTTATCACGAGGGCCGCGAGCGGTATGAGGCCCAGCAGCAGGACGCGCGGGGGCATCATCCACTGTACCAGCTTGTCGCAGTAGTCGAGATTTCCTTCCAGGACCGCGCCCGGCAGGTCGCGGACGGCGGCCTTCAGCGAGTACCACTGCGCGGCGAGCCAGCGCCGCCGCTGGTTGTAGAACGCGCGGCTCCCGGCGGTCTTTTCGTCCAGTACCTCCACGTCGTCGAGGTATTCGATGAAGATGCCCTGCTTGAGCAGCAGTACTTCCAGTTCCTTGTCTTCGCCGGCCGACGAGACTTGCGTGATGTTGTTGCAGAACCAATTGTAGTCGAATGCCATGCCGGAACCGATCAATGCCGAAGAGACTCCCAGCGCGACGTGCCCTTTGCGGAAGATCGAGTTGTTGATCTCTTCGCTCACGGCATCGAGCAGGGCCGTATCGGTATGCAGGTTCTTGGCGCGGCGGTGTGCCTGAATAGCCTGTGCCCCGCTGTGGTATCCGTCGTTCAACCGCGAAAGGAAGTCGGGAGCGACGGTGTTGTCCGCATCGAGAATCACGGCCATATCGAAGGTTTCACCCGCAGCGGCGAGCTGTGCGACGGCATAATTGAGCGCTTTGGCTTTCGAACTGTTTTCGAATTCGACCTCCAGCAGGCGGATCGGCAGTTGTCCGAGCCGTTCCAGCGTGGCGGGTGCGCAGTGGTCGGCGATCACGACCGCTTCATACCGTTCGCGCGGGTATTGTTGCGCGAGTATCGCCTCCACCGACTGGTCGATTACGCGGTCTTCGCGGTAGGCCGGAATCAGCACGGCCATGCGGTGCTCTATTCTGGCCGCGGGAAACCTGTCGCGGCGCCGGCGCATCGAGGCGAGCGCGAAGATGAAAAGGTAGGCGGTGGCAAAGCCCAGCAGTGCGAAGAGCACCCAGTCGGTTATGGTCAGGATCGTTTGCATCGTCGGGGAAATGCTAGAGGTCAGAATATCGTGTTATTTTCAAAGTCCGAAACTGTGCAGGCGGCGTAAAAACATGCCTGTGCCCGGTGCGGTTTCCGGGGCGTGTGCCGTTGCCGATCGACCTCAACAGGCCGGATACTGTGAGGTTGCACCGGGGGCCGCATCTAGTCCGTTTTGTTTTTCATCGTAAAAAAAGCGCCGATGCCCCGTACCGTTGCGCGGGCGAGGTCTCCCCGACCGCGGAGCAGGGCGGTCGCCGCATTTTTCGGCGCCGCTACGCCGCATTGGTAGAGCACCGTCAGCAAGCGTGCCGCACCGCGCCGGTTGCGCCAGCCGAACAGCAACCGGTTGCGGGTGAGGTAGTAGGTCCGCAGCGGGCTTTCCCGGCCGGTCGTGCGGCTCTCTTTGTGGAATACCGTACAGCGGGGTTCGTAGCCGATGTCCCAGCCGCTGCGGGTGATCCGCTCCGACCAGTCGAGCTCCTCGTAGTAAAGGAAATAGAGCTCCGGCATCTCCCCGGCCTGCTCGATCGTCTCGCGGCGGACCATCATCGCGGCGCCGTGCGCATAGGGCGTTTCGTGCGGCGTGTCGTAACTGCCGTCGTCTTCCCGGTTGAAACCGACCAACCCGTTGCGCAGGGTGATTTTCGACAGCGGCGTGTAGCCGGCGAACTGGATCGGTCGCGGCGGATCGGCGAAGCGGATTTTCGGTGACACGGCACCCCAGCGCGGATGGTTTTCCAGCGCGTCGCAGAGGTAGTGCAGCGAATCGTCCCCGACTTCCGTGTCGTTGTTCAGCAGCAACAGGTAGCGCCCCCGTGCGGCACGCAGTCCGAGGTTGTTGCCTCCGGCAAAACCCAGGTTGCGCTCGCTGCGGATCGCAACGATACCGGGAAAGCGTTCCGCGAGCAGGTGCGCTTCGTCGCGCAGCGATCCGTTGTCGACGACGATAGTCTCTATGGGCGTCGATACGTACTGTCGCAGCGATGCGATCATTGCGGCGGTCAGTTCCAGGCCGTTGTAATTGACGGTTATGACGGATATATCAGGCTTCATCGAGGTATTCGTGTTCGTGTTCGATCCGTTTTTCACGCGCCTCTGCCAGTTCCCGGTCGAAGCGCGGAGCGAGGAAGATAAAGGCCTGGCTCATGTACATGATGATGCCGGTGGGAAACTGGCCGAAAATCTCGTTGCTGTACGAGCAAACGGCGATGCCGAATACGCCGGCGGTCAATCCGGCGGTCAGTCCCCGCAACTGTTTGTCCCGCAGCCGGAACATCACCTGGTAACAGCCGTATCCCAGAATATAGAAAAGCACCCCCAGGTGTACGATCAGCCCGACGATACCCGTTTCGACCCATATCATCACGAACCACGAGTCGGTCGGGATTTGCGACAGGTAGGCGTTCGGTGCGTAAGTTTTCGCTTTGCCGCCGCCGAGCCCGATGCCCACTCCGAAAGGCTTGTCCTTCATGTAGGCCCGCATCAGTTCCTGGTTTTTCAACCGGACCTGGAAAGAGGCGTCGTTCAGGTCGAAGGCACTGCGTGCGCGGCGGATCAGCGCGTTGCTGTGTCCGATGTGCGTGTAATTCAGGAAGATGAATACCCCGGCAAGCATGATGGCCCCGGCGGCGATCATTTTGATCTGTTTGGAAAGGATGATGAAAAGCGTGAAACCGGCGAACGGTACGGCCAGTGCGCTGCGCGTGCCCGAAATCATCATGCCGTAGCAGGCCGCGGCGGCTACGGCAATGTAGTAGAGTCGGATCCACCGGTTTTTGTAATAGAGCGAAGCGATGCCGAATACGACCATCGAGAGGCCCATTGACGAGCCGAAGTTCGCTGCGTCGCTGAAGAACGAGAAGTAGCGCACTCCGGTCCGGATGATGTGCGTGGTATGTCCGCGTTCGACAAAAAGCCAGTATTGCTCGGCCTGGTCGAAACCGATGTTGCGCTGGATCCAGCTTTTGAGCACGGCCAGCAACGTCAGCACGGACCAGATGAATAGGATACGTTTCAGGTCTTTGTAGCGGTAGAAGATGATCGGCGTGAGGATGGCGATCGCGACGAAGTAGAGGGCGTAGCCCCGGATCAGCGCGACCCAGGCGGTCGCCGAGACAGTTTGCGGATTGAACAGTTCCAGGAAACAGTAGGTTAACCACACCAGCGATGCGACGGTCAGCCCGTTGCGCGCCCGCTCCCAGCCGACATGCTTGTAACACGAACGGATCAGCAGCGTGAACAGGTTGAACATGATCAGGCAGTCCATCACGATGCCTGCGGGCAGGCCGGGGATGTAGCGCGTCAGTCCCAGGACGAAGTAGTTCGCGATAAAAAGCCAGGTGTAGGCCCAGTAAGGTTTTTTAATTGCGAACAGGATGATGTAGAGCAGGATCGGCAGACAGCCCAGCGCGGCGCCCGCCATATAACCGACGCGGATAACGGCCAGGGCCACCGCCCCGATCCCGAGCGTCAGTCCGAGGTAAGGAAGCAATCCTTTGCCCGATATGATTCCGTGTCGTTCCATGCGTTTGCTCTGCTGGCTTTTGGGGTGGTCTTCGAGATCGCACACTCGCCGTTGCCGGAATTCTTCCCGTCCGGATTTCGCGTAGCGGAGGGATGCTCCGGGACGGTTGTCCGGTTGTCGTTACTGCGATAAATGACGGGAACGCCATTCTGTCGCGAATCCGAATTGCGGACCTGAGTGTGCGTATTTTTCCGGCGGTTTTTCCTGATTGTTATTTTCCGCTGGAGGTGAGTCCGAACTGGTAGAACCGGAAGAGCCGTTTGCGCAGCGGGGTATATGGCGGCAGCATACCGGTGAAACTTTCGACCACCTCGCGGCGTGCCATGTTCAGGTAGAGCATGACCGGGGTCTCCCCGGCCTGCTCCCGGACCTTGTCGAAGAGGATTTGGTCGGTATCCTTCCACACCTGGTTGGCCCGGGCGACGACGATGTTGACCGACGCCTCCTGCAGCAGCGCTTTGGAAACCGTGCAGGTGCTTAGCGACGGATGCTCGATGATGACGACGTCTTCGCGGCCGGTTTCAGGTTCGCCGTCCGGCTTCCGGTCCCAAACAGGAATGAAGTCTTTGTGGCTCTGCGCGAGCAGGTAGTTTTTCCGCTCGACGGTGAAATCCTGATGATAGGTGACCAGCCGGACGTTTAGCCCGATCTCTTCGAAGTAGGTTTTGAGTTGTTCGCCGAGGAAACTTTTGCCGGTGCCGGTGTCGGTGCTTAGCAGGTTGATGACGTTGGGCTTCCCGGGTTTGAAATAGTTGAGTACCGCATTGCCCAGATATTGCGAGGCCACCTGTCTGCATGCTTTCGTGTAGCTTCGGAACCGGAATTTTCCGGGTGCGGGGAAGGCGCCCAGCACGCGTCCGCCGGTAATCCGTTCGGTGCGTACCCGGTCGCGCAGCGTCCGGTCGAGCAGTTCGAGCAGGATGAAGTAGCCGAGGATGAAGATCATCGTGCCGAAGAATGCGGCCAGTACCATCACCTTGCGCTTGGTGGGCATCGCTGCGATCGGGAACGAGGGCGGGTTGATCACCTTCAGGGTCGCCGAGGTGATCTGCAGGCTCTTTTGCTTGAGCCGGGCCATGTTCAGGCCGTGCAGGATCGACAGGTAAGATTGTTCGGTGAAATTGATCTCCCGTTGTTTGCGTTTGATCGTCGTACCGACCGGTGCGTAAAAAACGTACCGGTCATCGAGCCTGTCCTTCCACTCCTGGAGCACTTTCATCTCGGCCTTTGCCTTTTCGTTGCGGATCAGCACGTCGAGCCATTGGTCGACGAGCGTGGAGGTCGACAGCCCCTCCTTGGTGTAGTATTGGGTGCCCAAAGCGTGAGTCAGTTCCGTCAGTTCGCCCTGCGCCTTGGCCAGTTGTCGCTTCAAACTGCTGATCGAAGTCGTTGACGATCCGGCCGGACGTGCGGTAAGGGGCTGGTCGAGGGCCTGGGCGAGCGTGTCGTTTTGGAACGATTCGAGCGTAGTGATGCGCGCCGTCAGGTTCGAGATCGTCCGGAGCTTGTCCACGAATAGCGTGTTGTTGCGCAATTGCTTGACGTGCTCGTCGATCCGGTCGTCCATCACTTCCATCAGCCGCTGCGTGTTGGCCAGTTCGATGCGGGTGTCTTCGTAACGCAGTTCGAAGTCGCGGCTCAGTACGGCGACGTGCTTGGTCTGTTCGTCGTAGTTGATGACACGCTTCTCGACGTTGTAGTCGCGCAGCGAGTCTTCGGCTTCGGTCAGCACTTTGCGCGTGCGTTCCAGCTCCTGCTCGAAATATTTGATGACGTTGTTCGTCTCGCCGAAACGCAGGTCCTTGTATTGTTTGACGAACTCTTCGTTGAGCAGGACGAGCGTATTGTAGGCGATGCCCGGGTCGTCCGATTCGTAGGATACCTGGATCATGTCGCTGTTGCCCAGCCGCTTGACCACGATCTTGCTCAGCGCCTGGTAGCTGTAATGGCGGTGCGTGTAATGGAAC
This window encodes:
- a CDS encoding glycosyltransferase, producing the protein MQTILTITDWVLFALLGFATAYLFIFALASMRRRRDRFPAARIEHRMAVLIPAYREDRVIDQSVEAILAQQYPRERYEAVVIADHCAPATLERLGQLPIRLLEVEFENSSKAKALNYAVAQLAAAGETFDMAVILDADNTVAPDFLSRLNDGYHSGAQAIQAHRRAKNLHTDTALLDAVSEEINNSIFRKGHVALGVSSALIGSGMAFDYNWFCNNITQVSSAGEDKELEVLLLKQGIFIEYLDDVEVLDEKTAGSRAFYNQRRRWLAAQWYSLKAAVRDLPGAVLEGNLDYCDKLVQWMMPPRVLLLGLIPLAALVITFVDPASSAKWWLLLAALLFALCFAIPDYLVDKPLKRAIRKIPLLMLLMTLNLLRLRGTRDKFFHTEHGSTEKA
- a CDS encoding glycosyltransferase family 2 protein; the protein is MKPDISVITVNYNGLELTAAMIASLRQYVSTPIETIVVDNGSLRDEAHLLAERFPGIVAIRSERNLGFAGGNNLGLRAARGRYLLLLNNDTEVGDDSLHYLCDALENHPRWGAVSPKIRFADPPRPIQFAGYTPLSKITLRNGLVGFNREDDGSYDTPHETPYAHGAAMMVRRETIEQAGEMPELYFLYYEELDWSERITRSGWDIGYEPRCTVFHKESRTTGRESPLRTYYLTRNRLLFGWRNRRGAARLLTVLYQCGVAAPKNAATALLRGRGDLARATVRGIGAFFTMKNKTD
- a CDS encoding O-antigen ligase family protein, with protein sequence MERHGIISGKGLLPYLGLTLGIGAVALAVIRVGYMAGAALGCLPILLYIILFAIKKPYWAYTWLFIANYFVLGLTRYIPGLPAGIVMDCLIMFNLFTLLIRSCYKHVGWERARNGLTVASLVWLTYCFLELFNPQTVSATAWVALIRGYALYFVAIAILTPIIFYRYKDLKRILFIWSVLTLLAVLKSWIQRNIGFDQAEQYWLFVERGHTTHIIRTGVRYFSFFSDAANFGSSMGLSMVVFGIASLYYKNRWIRLYYIAVAAAACYGMMISGTRSALAVPFAGFTLFIILSKQIKMIAAGAIMLAGVFIFLNYTHIGHSNALIRRARSAFDLNDASFQVRLKNQELMRAYMKDKPFGVGIGLGGGKAKTYAPNAYLSQIPTDSWFVMIWVETGIVGLIVHLGVLFYILGYGCYQVMFRLRDKQLRGLTAGLTAGVFGIAVCSYSNEIFGQFPTGIIMYMSQAFIFLAPRFDRELAEAREKRIEHEHEYLDEA
- a CDS encoding exopolysaccharide biosynthesis protein — protein: MNSLIYLFRFIYRIRWWLLIGPALAALFVIYKTQKMSHTYQTRTTIYTGAVSGYSIDPDDSGKQDWASTNNTMDNLVNIIVSQSTLRNVSLRLFAQAMMYGSPDKNTNYISAANYRTLMRHVPKEVVALIDKNSEENTLANLEDYEKASPDNYVYGLFHYTHRHYSYQALSKIVVKRLGNSDMIQVSYESDDPGIAYNTLVLLNEEFVKQYKDLRFGETNNVIKYFEQELERTRKVLTEAEDSLRDYNVEKRVINYDEQTKHVAVLSRDFELRYEDTRIELANTQRLMEVMDDRIDEHVKQLRNNTLFVDKLRTISNLTARITTLESFQNDTLAQALDQPLTARPAGSSTTSISSLKRQLAKAQGELTELTHALGTQYYTKEGLSTSTLVDQWLDVLIRNEKAKAEMKVLQEWKDRLDDRYVFYAPVGTTIKRKQREINFTEQSYLSILHGLNMARLKQKSLQITSATLKVINPPSFPIAAMPTKRKVMVLAAFFGTMIFILGYFILLELLDRTLRDRVRTERITGGRVLGAFPAPGKFRFRSYTKACRQVASQYLGNAVLNYFKPGKPNVINLLSTDTGTGKSFLGEQLKTYFEEIGLNVRLVTYHQDFTVERKNYLLAQSHKDFIPVWDRKPDGEPETGREDVVIIEHPSLSTCTVSKALLQEASVNIVVARANQVWKDTDQILFDKVREQAGETPVMLYLNMARREVVESFTGMLPPYTPLRKRLFRFYQFGLTSSGK